The Bacillota bacterium sequence TCTTCATGAAAATACCAATCACATCATAGCCCTGCTCCTTCAAGAGCAGAGCGGCTACCGAGGAATCCACTCCCCCGGACATTCCCACTACCACTTTGGTATCCTTGGGACTTTTCTTCATCTAAATAACCTCCCACAAGAAACCCAACAACGGCTATCCCTAGTATAGTCCCTGGGCGACCATTTTTGTACCGACTACTGGTTCAACATGGTTTCCAGTTCAGCAATCAAGGGTTGTGCAGTGGGAGTGGTCTTGTTGCTCAGTATCTCTTTGGCAGTCAAAGCTTCTCCCCAAAATTCGTCATTGAGCTCTTCATCGACGGTTATAGCAGAACCATCGAGGGAAATCCCAGCAAAGATGCCCTTGCTCAGGGAGTAGCTGTAAATCGAGGCCTTCAGGTCCAGGTCTGTCCCCAGGCTCGCCCGGCGTCCCAAGGGCCCGGCAGCCACCGACAAGTCTCCGCCCAAGGTAACCTTATCGCCCCGAAGAAAGCTGTCCATTCCCTGCTCGTTGGTGATCACTAGAACCAAAGCCGTGGACTGCAATCCAAATTGCATTCCATAGGATACACCCTTAAGCGTGACAAAACTGGGGCCATACCAGGTCTTTGTCCCAGCATCGTAGCGCATCACTAGGCCCTCTCCGTATTGGCCCCCGAGCATCAACCCAGCCTTGACCACCGAGGGGAAAATGGCCACCCCTTCAGCCCTTTGCAAAAGCTCAAGGAGCATCTGCACATCGCTTTGCATCTGCATCTCTTTGAGGACTTTGGCCCCATCAGCGATGCGCTCCTGGCCAGAACTGGCCTGAGCCCGACCCAGGCCGCCCATGAAGTTGATTGTTACCAACAGAATTAATAGAAGGGCTATGGGCCCCATCCTTCTTGCCTGAAGCATCTAGGCACCTCCAACTTTCACCCCAGTAATAGTTCAACACCCACGACACCCCTCCTGCAAAGAGAGGACCCAGGGCTTCGCTGCTACTGGGTCTTGTTGTCCTTAGTGTTACCAATATGTTATAGTTTGGATATTAGAATACAAATTTGCCAACTATGAGGTGAATCCCGGTGAACTTCCTTCGCGCCGTCAAGAAGAAGCCCATTCCCCAACAGTTACAGGATCAGTTCCCCTTCAACCTGCCGGTAGTGCAGCTCCTTGACTCCCTGGAAACTGACTGCCCCGTAACCATCTTCGTCGGTGACAACGGCTCCGGTAAGTCAACGCTTTTGGAAGCCATGGCCATAGCCGCCAACTTAGTTACTATCGGCAGCGAAGATCTCAACACCGATCCGACGCTGGCCAACCACCGCCAATTTGCTCAGTATCTGCAGATGGTGTGGAACCGGCGACCGCAACGGGGCTTCTTCCTCCGAGCCGAGGATTTTTTTCGGTTTTACCAGGCGATTGGCCCAGGAGCGAGCAGCGATGCTCGAGGAACTAGAGGCCGTTGATGCTCGATACCAAGGCCGTTCCCAGCTGGCCTTGACCCTGGCCCGAGCCCCCTATCGCAAGTCCTTGTATGCTTGGGAAGAACGTTACGGCACCGATCTTGACGCCAATTCCCATGGCGAAACCTTTCTTAAGGTATTTCAAGCCCGATTTGTTCCAGGGGGATTGTATCTCCTCGATGAACCAGAAACGCCCCTTTCCTTCAATGGGGAATTAGCCTTCATGGGTCTACTATCGGAAATGGTGCAGCAGGACAGCCAGTTTATCATTGCCACCCATTCTCCCCTGCTGATGGCCTATCCCAATGCCAAAATCTACAGCTTTGACTCCCTTCCACCCCAGGTCACTGCCTTCGACGACGTGGACTCCGTTCGACTCACCCGAGACTTTCTCAATAATCCAGACCGGTTTTTCCGCTACCTGCTCGAGAGGTAGTTCACCTGCGGGACCGAAAGTGCGGTGACCAAATAGGAGCAAAGTCCATATAATGCAGTGAAGTTAACTACCTTGTCACCCTTTGGGAGGTGTAGCTTTGCTGCAGATCTATGAAATCAGGCCTGGAGACAGCCTATGGGCCATCGCCCAAAGATTTGGCGTCCCGCTGCAGAGAATAATCGATTTGAACGACCCACCATATCTCGATCGCTTGACTCCGGGGCAGACTCTCCTGATCCCGACGGAGGATGAGCCGCAGCCACCAACCTTTGAGTACACCGTACAGCCGGGAGATACTCTGTGGGCCATCAGCCGCCGCTTTGGCGTCACTATTGAGGATATCCTCAGCCTTAACGACATACCGGACCCCAGTCGCATCTTCCCCGGCCAAGTGCTGATCATTCCCGGAGCGGCACCACCCCCGGAGCCAACCACCTACGTGGTTCAGCCGGGGGACACTCTTTGGTCTATCAGCCAAAGGTTTGGAGTTTCCCTCTCCGATCTTATCGAACTCAACGACCTAGCCGATCCCAGTTTGATTTACCCGGGACAGACCCTGCTGATTCCCCCAAGGGACACTCCCGCTCCCACGCCGCCACCGGTCCCCGGAGGCGACGGCTATCCGGCAATTGTCAACGGATATATCACCGCCCAGGGCGCGCCGGACCGAGAACGGGTTAATCAAATCGGCTATGCCCTCAGCTATTTGTCGATCTTCAGCTATACATTCCAACCCGATGGAACCTTAAACACCATCAATGACCGACCGGCCATTGAAGCTGCTTTGGCTCAAGGGATCGGACCCTTGCTGACTTTAACCAATATCGTCGGGGCAGGCTTCAATTCCCAGCGGGCCCATGAGATTCTCAACAACCCAGAGGCTCAGCAGAATCTCATCGAGCAACTGGTAACGGAGATGCTGACCCGGGGCTATGTCGGAATCAACATTGACTTTGAGTACGTATTTCCCGAAGATCGGGAACCCTTCAATCAGTTCATGCGTAACCTGAGGGCGGCTCTAGAGCCCGAAGGACTCCTGCTGACCAGCGCTCTCGCTCCCAAGGTCAGCGCCGACCAAGTAGGTCTTCTCTACGAAGCCCACGATTACCCTGCCCACGGGGAAATCGCTGACTATGTGGTCTTAATGACCTATGAATGGGGTTGGCAAGGAGGACCACCCATGGCCATTGCCCCCCTGAACCAAGTAAGAAGGGTATTGGATTACGCGGTTACCGAAATTCCCCCGGAGAAAATCTGGATGGGAGTTCCTGTCTATGCCCGAGATTGGGCCATTCCCTGGGTGCAGGGAACCCGAGCTCGCACCTTCTCCGTCCAGGAAGCAGTCCGGCAAACCATCGATCAAGGAGTGCCTATCCAGTACGACGAAGTGGCCCAATCCCCCTTTTACCGTTATACCATCGACGGGCAAGAGCGAGAGGTTTGGCTAGAGGATGCCCGCAGTATCGAGGCCAAACTGGAGACCGCAGAAGAGTATCAACTAGCCGGCATCAGCCTGTGGAATGTCTACGGCATGTTCCCGCAGTTATGGCCCCTGCTGGCGGATCGCCTCCAGATCCAAAAGCCCGCGTTGCCATAGAGGGGCACAAAGAACCATTAGATAAGGCAGAGGGCCTATAGCCTTCTGCCTTAGTTTTCTTACACCTCTTCCCAATAATCCCGCATTGTCTTGAGATAATGGGGGTAGATCAGTTCCGGTTCCTCCAGCTCTGGGTGCCACTGTTTTTCCCACTCAAGAGACAACCAGCCGGCGTATCCGTTATCCTTCAACAGCTTGAGAACAGCCTTAACCGGTACGTCGCCTTCGCCGATGCGACAGTACTGGAAGTCCTCCTTAGTCCCCCGGGAATCCTTCCAATGGGTGTGGGCGACGTAGGAACCTAACCGCTCCCAGGTTTCTTCCGGCTGCTCACCAAAGAAGCGATAGGGATGGTGGATGTCCCATAAAACCTTGACTTCATCCCGCTGGACCAGAGTCATTACTTCGAGGATATCCTCGCTGCGGGAAAAGTCGCCGTGGGTTTCCTGCAGCACGGTAACCCCTGTTCCCCGGGCGTAGTCAGCCAGTTTGACCAAGGCTCCGGCCACCTGCTCTACGATCTTGGGCCGCAGGTCCGGCGATGGAATTCTGTCCCCGAAGACTCTAATATAGGGGCAACCTAGCTCAGCAGCTAAATCGATGTGGGCTTTGCCTAGATCGATATTGGCCGCCACCCCGTCGGTGTCATCAAAGCGACAGGAAGTTCCCAAACAGCAGACGGTTAGACCCAAATCCCCCAGCTGAGCCTTGGTCTGGGACAGATTCGACGGCAGAAAGGGACGAGCCTTGGGCAGGTTCATCTCACCTTCGACGCCCCGAATCTCAATGCCGTCGTAACCCATCCCCTGGGCCTGCTCAAGGGTGTGTTCCCAAGTCCAATTGGGATTACCCAAAGTTGTAAAGGATATTTTCATTGCTGTGGCGCTCTCCCCTTGGCCTCAGGAAAACGCCTTCCTCCCTCCCAAACAAGTTGTTAGCCTTCTTAATATGTTATTGGCTCTCCCTTAGCCTCCTTCTTTCTCGCCCCTGGAGGGACCTCCGTTGCCGGAGAATCCCACTGCAGGATTCTGCTTCTGATATCGCAAACTAAGATGACATGTAGACTGTCGAAGGAGTAGTTAAATTGCCTAAGAAAAGAAAGAAGAGGAATAGATCCCAAAGCGATCTGCTCTATCAGTTCCGGGGCTTGGTACTCGATGAATTTCAACGCCAAGCCGTCTGGTACCTGCGCAAGGACACCTCTCTCCTGGTCTGTGCCCCCACAGGTACCGGAAAAACTCTGATCGCAGACTACTTAGTAGATATGACCCTAAAGGCAGGGGGAAGATTGATCTATACCGCGCCCATCAAAGCGCTGGTTAACCAGAAATTCCAGGAGTTTTCCCGCCAGTTTGGCCGGGACCAGGTGGGGATTGTCACCGGGGATGTCTCTGAAAACAACAATGCCAGTCTGGTAGTAATGACCACGGAAGTCCTGCGGAACATGTTGATGCAAGACAGACTACCCGATGGACTAGGCTGGGTTGTTTTCGATGAAATCCACTACCTGGACCATCCAGAAAGGGGTACTGTGTGGGAAGAGGCGATCTTGTTGCTGCCAAAATCCGTGGGGATTCTGGGACTATCGGCGACGATCCCTAATGCCACCGAGATCGCTAACTGGATAGAAAGGGTGCATCGACCCATTGCCGTGGTCAGTCATGATCAGCGGGCCGTTCCCCTGCAGCACCTGTACTTCACCGGGGATAACCAGCCCGTCACCCACAGGGAGTTGGTGGCCCACTTTGCCTCCGATGAATTTGATCCCAAGGCAGGCACCATCCCGGTGGAGGACCGGTATTGGGAACGGGGTTGGCACCAGTCCTTTGGCAGCTCCCACCACCTGGATTTGATCAACTACGTCATTGGCCAGCGTCTCTTGCCCTGCCTGTACTTTGTCTTTAGTCGCCGGGGATGTGAAGCCAGGGCCGAGCAGCTAGCCCGTTCCGTCAATTTCCTCAAGCCCCAGGAAAAGCGAGCCGTGGAAGTTACCGTGCGCCGAACTATCCAGGATCGGGGTATCAATCGCGACGATATCCCCAACTTGAATCAGCTGCAAGCCCAATGGTCCCGGGGAATTGGAGTGCACCACGCCGGCCTTCTTCCCATTGTCAAGGAAATCGTGGAAGAGCTCCTGTCCCGACGGCTGCTGCGGGTACTCTACGTGACGGAGACCTTTGCCGTAGGTGTCAATATGCCGGTGAAGTGTGTCTGTTTTGATTCCCTCTACAAATTCGATGGCAAGCGGCGACGGCTGTTGACCCAACAGGAATACTTCCAAATGGCTGGACGGGCGGGAAGACGGGGTCTGGATCGGCAAGGTACGGTAATTACCCTGGTCAACGACTCCGAAGTCCAGGGAGCAGCCCTACCGGATTGGGAGGATACCAAACTGGAAGCCATCACCAGCAAGGTAGCCCTACGTTTTAATACAGTAGTTAATCTCTTGGCTCGATTTACTCCCAGTGAAATCGAAGCTCTCTTTGCCAACACCCTGGCGGCCTATCAATATCGCCAAGGCGACCACATTTCAGCCAGCGGCGAGCTGGACCCCGTCACCCTGCTCAAGGAAGACTTTGACGGAAAGCTAGCGCTGTTAAGGGAGCTCAACTTCGTATCGGACCAGAAACTCACCCCTCGAGGCGAGACCTGTCGCGGGATTTTCGTCCAAGAAATCCTGGTCACAGAGCTATTGTTCCAAGGGGTATTGAATCGGCTCAAGCCCGAAGAAATCTGTTCCCTCTTGGCGGCCATCGTCTACGAAAGAAAACCGGAAGACCAGTTGCGTCAAACGAAGGCTCAAAACTGGCTGCCGGCGGTATCGCTGGTCATCGATCGTATCCGGCAGGCAGACCACCTGCGCCAACTGCAAGCAGAGATCTCCATTCAACCGCAAATTGGTCAAGTGGTGGCCGATTGGGCCCGAGGCATGTCGATGCGCAACCTGTTGAAGCAATACCCGATCTCGGAAGGGGACTTTGTCAGTGTGTGCCGCAAAGCCATCGACCTGGCCCGACAGATTCAAGGGGCCCTGCCTGCCGACGGGGCCGATATCCACAAGAAGTTATCGGTGTGTATCGCCAAGCTGGACCGAGATGTGGTACAAGTCCACCTCTAAGACCACACTGATCACAGCTGGCACAGCTGGAGCACCTCCTCGGCCTCCCTTTGGGTTTCACAGGAAAGGCTCAGATACAACCCTTCCGGCTTTAGCTCCTGCAGCAGCCAGGGGATGTTTTCCTTCCGAACACCATTGAGGACCAAGTTTTTCCCGGCGGCCTGGATTCGGTGGTAGATTGGCAGCCACTTGCGGCTATCCACGGGAGCTTCTCCATCACCGGGGACCCACTGGATTCCCGTCAATTCCGGGATAGCCAGGATCAGATCCAGATGGGGTATCTGCCCGGGGCCATCGAGGTGATAGATGGACAGCTGTAACCTGTGACACTGATACTCCAAGTCCGGCAGGACAAACTCAGCAAACATCTGAGGCGAAATCATAGCAGAAAAATCACATTGAACCGGATACCAGGTATCCTCGCACCACAGCCCCAGCCAAGCCGAGGAGCCTGGTTGTACCCGGCGAATTTGTTCGTCGAGGAGTTCGTAGTATTGATGCCAAACCTCAAGGATCCGCCGGCTGTAATCCCTAACGGCATCGGGATGATCGATAAGGTCCATCAGCAGCGCACTGGTACCCCGCAGAGAAGCCACGATATCCAAGGGACCGCCCAGGTCTGTAGTTCCGACGATATATCGATCCCTCCCGTCTTCTATCGCAGTCTGGGCTAGTTCCTGGGTAAGTTGCCACCAGGGATTACCCTCATCCACCGCCACCGGGGGTGGTTCCTCCCAATCGGCAATCAGCGGATCCTGATCAAACCAAACCGTTGACTCAGCAAAGACCGGCTCAACTCCTAGGTAAGTAGCCATAATCCCCGGCCCCAAATTGATCCACCACAGAGGCAAGGCCTCTCCGCCATAGAAGGTCTGGGCAAAGATTGCCTCATGCTTCAGCCGCAGGTACTCTGGATCGGTCCACATTCGCCGCCAGTCAGTACCAATCTCGGGTACCGGTTCGTGGGGAAGGGGTTGATCCCGGGGTGCCTTGACCGCGACCACCACCCGATCGATTACCTCATGCTCCCACCAAGCTTCCCAGCGCCTTTGACTCTCTTCCCAATCTCCTTTGAAATACATAGTAGGACTCCTCCATACCTAGGGAAATCAGTCACACATTCCCCACGGCAGGAAGGAGTCCTTTCAATATGACACCTTACAATAACTTTTCGCCGGCAGCTATCGCCGCCAGACCCTCGGGATCGAGAATCTCCACTCGCCTGCGATCCACATTGATGATGTCAAACTCCCGCAAACGGGCAAAGGTGCGGGACAGGGTTTCTGAAATAGTCCCCAAACTACTGGCCAGAGCACTTTTGGGGATACTCAAGTTTACGACATTACTGTGTTGCTCCTTCGATTGCACCAGCAAATACCTTGCCAGCCGGGCTGAAACTTCCTTCAGCGATAAATCTTCTATCACATCGGCAAAGTGCCTCAGACGCTGAGACAAAGTGGCCAACATGTTCATCGCCAGCTGGGGTTGACGAAAAATCAACTCCTCAAACCCCTCCCGGGAAAAATACAGTAGGACAGCTGGGCCCAGGGTCTGGGCATTGGCAGGATACCTCTTCCCGGAGAAAACCGGCACTTCCCCGATGGGTTCTCCATCACCAAAGACATGGAGAACATGCTCCTTACCATCGGGGGACAACTTAAACACCTTGACTAATCCGGAAACCACGATATAAAACCCGGTGGCCAGCTCTCCCTCCCGCACCACGCTCTCACCCTTATCAAAGCGAAGGGGGCGGGCCAGCTGGACCAAGGGAGTCAAATCCGGCTCTTGAAGGCCGGCAAAGAGCGGGCTTTCCTGCAACACCTGCCTGATCTCATCGGCAGTCAGTAAAGTTTGATCTAATCTACTCACCAACGACCTTCCTTGCTATCGGTAAAATCTTTTCCTTGTTAGGCAAACACCGAAAAATACTTCCGGAAAAAGCCCTCCACATCAACATCCAGCGCGACGTAATGGCGCTTGCCGGGCTCCGCCGGCTCTATGGGAGAGGCAAACTCAATCTCGGTGGAATCCCAATAGGTGTACCCCTGAAGTCGCTGGCTCACTAATTCCACCGAGACCACACCCCGGCGATACTTACAGATGTCGGGTTCGAAAATAGATACTGCCGCCAGGGGATCATGAAAGGTCAGGACGGAGGTGTTCCGGAACCAGACCTCTGCCATATCCCGCACCACATCCAACAGTCCCCCAGCAAAGCGGCGATTGACTTCGGCAGCTTCCAGGCGCACCTGGGTGGTAACATCCAGACCAATGGAGACATGAATGGGTACCGGAGCATTATACAGAATCGCAGTGGCATGGGGATCCCCAATCGCGTTCCACTCTAGGGGACCGGCCATCGGTCGATTGGTAAAGACACCGCCCATCACTACCAACTGCTTCAGCTTCCCTGCAGTCTCTGGATAGGTGGCAAAGAGCAGACCCACATTGGTGAAGGGGCCAACAGCCAGAAGAGTGACCTCACCGGGACGGGATTCAATGACGTCTCGCATAAACTCAATGGCGGTATTTTCGGGAAAACTCTCCCGGTGGGGCCAGTTGACCAGCTTCTCCTTCTGCGGTGCCGCCTTCTGCTTTAGAGGAATCAGAAGAGGATTTTCCGTCCCACTGTGAATGGGAATATCATCCCGACCTGCCGCCTTGCACAGGGCACTGGCCAGCTTGGCTCTCTCAACAGCCTCACCGGTAACGGTGGTGATTCCCACCAGTTCACAACGGGGTTCACTGAGAAGATAGGCCAAACAGGCTGCATCGTCGATATCCGAACCAATGTCAGTGTCAAACAGAACTGGGATCTTCTCTTGAGACATCCATCCACACTCCTATACTTGGCCGCTTCCCGTCGCGGGACCGATTGGTCCGCAAAGACAATTTGCCAAGGGCCAATAAACTTGTGTACACTGATAGAACAGAGTTTCTGCAATCATCCTGACAAACCCTGCCCTAGGAGGTTGAATGTCGTGTTGCCAGCTCGGGTTTCCCTCACTGTCCCCGGCCCTGTACAGGAACTGTGCGCCACTTTGCACAGGGCCGGTTATCAAGCTTACATCGTTGGCGGTGCCGTTCGGGATGCGATCCTGGGTCGGGACGTCCAGGACTGGGACGTGACCACCGACTGCCTTCCCGACGAAGTAGCCACCTTGTTTTCCAAGGTAATCGCTACCGGTGCCAAGTACGGGACCGTTACCGTGATCATCCAGGGGCTGGCCATCGAGGTAACTACCATGCGCCAGGACGGCACCTACCGGGATCATCGCCGCCCCGAGGAGGTTATCTTCAGCCGAGACATCCGCCAAGACCTGGCTCGCAGGGATTTTACCATCAATGCCATTGCCTACTCACCCCTGACCCGGGAGGTAATCGATCCCTACAAGGGTATCAGGGACTTGCGGAGGAAGAGACTGCGCACCGTAGGTGACCCCCACCGCCGCTTTGCGGAAGACGGCCTACGGATCATGCGGTTGTTTCGCTTTGCTTCCACCCTGGGCTTTGCTCCCACTCGGGCTACCCTGAAGGCAGTGCAAGCCCCGTTGCTGCAGCCCATCAGTCGAGAGAGAATTGCTGCGGAGCTGGCTAAGCTCCTTTTGGGAAGTAACCTGCGTTCCACGCTGCGCTCAATGTACCGCTATGGGGTTCTAGAAGAGATAATTCCAGAATTGTTGGAGGGCGAGGGCATCGGCCAGGGAGCAATGCATCGCTACGATGTCTTGGGGCACAATTTGGAAACTGCAGCCTGCATTGAACCAAAGCTTCATCTGCGCCTTGCTGCCCTGCTCCACGACGTAGCCAAGCCCCGCTGTATGAGCACCGATGCCAAGGGAATTCACTTCTACGGACACGATGTCGAGGGTGCGGCTCTGGCCGGCGAGATCCTGCGTCGCCTTCGCTTTGATAATAAGACTATAAACAAAGTCACCCATCTGATTCGCTGGCACATGTTCAATCTCCACGGCTTTTCCTCGGATAGAGCTATCCGCCGTCTCATCAGCAAGGTTGGTCAAGACAATATCCATGACCTACTGCTTCTGAGAAAGGCAGACATTGCCGCTTCGGCCACCGATATGCATCAAGGGTTACAGGCCTGGCTGCAGCTGAGAAACCGAGTAGAAGAGGCCCTGGCCATGCAATCTGCCTTTGGTCTTCGGGATCTGGCCATCGACGGGAGAGACGTAATGCAACTGGTGGGAATCCGTCCCGGGCCCCAGGTGGGAAGGATTTTAGAACAGCTCCTCAACGCGGTGCTGGCCGAACCGTCTCTAAACAATAGGGAAGATCTATCCAGGCTGGCCCTAGGGCTAGCCCAGCAAGCAGAGTCCGCGGAATCTGTCAAGTAGGTAACCCCACCGATAATAGCGAATAAATTCCTTTATTGCA is a genomic window containing:
- a CDS encoding lipid-binding SYLF domain-containing protein, translating into MLQARRMGPIALLLILLVTINFMGGLGRAQASSGQERIADGAKVLKEMQMQSDVQMLLELLQRAEGVAIFPSVVKAGLMLGGQYGEGLVMRYDAGTKTWYGPSFVTLKGVSYGMQFGLQSTALVLVITNEQGMDSFLRGDKVTLGGDLSVAAGPLGRRASLGTDLDLKASIYSYSLSKGIFAGISLDGSAITVDEELNDEFWGEALTAKEILSNKTTPTAQPLIAELETMLNQ
- a CDS encoding AAA family ATPase encodes the protein MNFLRAVKKKPIPQQLQDQFPFNLPVVQLLDSLETDCPVTIFVGDNGSGKSTLLEAMAIAANLVTIGSEDLNTDPTLANHRQFAQYLQMVWNRRPQRGFFLRAEDFFRFYQAIGPGASSDARGTRGR
- a CDS encoding LysM peptidoglycan-binding domain-containing protein, whose protein sequence is MQIYEIRPGDSLWAIAQRFGVPLQRIIDLNDPPYLDRLTPGQTLLIPTEDEPQPPTFEYTVQPGDTLWAISRRFGVTIEDILSLNDIPDPSRIFPGQVLIIPGAAPPPEPTTYVVQPGDTLWSISQRFGVSLSDLIELNDLADPSLIYPGQTLLIPPRDTPAPTPPPVPGGDGYPAIVNGYITAQGAPDRERVNQIGYALSYLSIFSYTFQPDGTLNTINDRPAIEAALAQGIGPLLTLTNIVGAGFNSQRAHEILNNPEAQQNLIEQLVTEMLTRGYVGINIDFEYVFPEDREPFNQFMRNLRAALEPEGLLLTSALAPKVSADQVGLLYEAHDYPAHGEIADYVVLMTYEWGWQGGPPMAIAPLNQVRRVLDYAVTEIPPEKIWMGVPVYARDWAIPWVQGTRARTFSVQEAVRQTIDQGVPIQYDEVAQSPFYRYTIDGQEREVWLEDARSIEAKLETAEEYQLAGISLWNVYGMFPQLWPLLADRLQIQKPALP
- a CDS encoding sugar phosphate isomerase/epimerase — translated: MKISFTTLGNPNWTWEHTLEQAQGMGYDGIEIRGVEGEMNLPKARPFLPSNLSQTKAQLGDLGLTVCCLGTSCRFDDTDGVAANIDLGKAHIDLAAELGCPYIRVFGDRIPSPDLRPKIVEQVAGALVKLADYARGTGVTVLQETHGDFSRSEDILEVMTLVQRDEVKVLWDIHHPYRFFGEQPEETWERLGSYVAHTHWKDSRGTKEDFQYCRIGEGDVPVKAVLKLLKDNGYAGWLSLEWEKQWHPELEEPELIYPHYLKTMRDYWEEV
- a CDS encoding DEAD/DEAH box helicase, which codes for MPKKRKKRNRSQSDLLYQFRGLVLDEFQRQAVWYLRKDTSLLVCAPTGTGKTLIADYLVDMTLKAGGRLIYTAPIKALVNQKFQEFSRQFGRDQVGIVTGDVSENNNASLVVMTTEVLRNMLMQDRLPDGLGWVVFDEIHYLDHPERGTVWEEAILLLPKSVGILGLSATIPNATEIANWIERVHRPIAVVSHDQRAVPLQHLYFTGDNQPVTHRELVAHFASDEFDPKAGTIPVEDRYWERGWHQSFGSSHHLDLINYVIGQRLLPCLYFVFSRRGCEARAEQLARSVNFLKPQEKRAVEVTVRRTIQDRGINRDDIPNLNQLQAQWSRGIGVHHAGLLPIVKEIVEELLSRRLLRVLYVTETFAVGVNMPVKCVCFDSLYKFDGKRRRLLTQQEYFQMAGRAGRRGLDRQGTVITLVNDSEVQGAALPDWEDTKLEAITSKVALRFNTVVNLLARFTPSEIEALFANTLAAYQYRQGDHISASGELDPVTLLKEDFDGKLALLRELNFVSDQKLTPRGETCRGIFVQEILVTELLFQGVLNRLKPEEICSLLAAIVYERKPEDQLRQTKAQNWLPAVSLVIDRIRQADHLRQLQAEISIQPQIGQVVADWARGMSMRNLLKQYPISEGDFVSVCRKAIDLARQIQGALPADGADIHKKLSVCIAKLDRDVVQVHL
- a CDS encoding Crp/Fnr family transcriptional regulator; this translates as MRQVLQESPLFAGLQEPDLTPLVQLARPLRFDKGESVVREGELATGFYIVVSGLVKVFKLSPDGKEHVLHVFGDGEPIGEVPVFSGKRYPANAQTLGPAVLLYFSREGFEELIFRQPQLAMNMLATLSQRLRHFADVIEDLSLKEVSARLARYLLVQSKEQHSNVVNLSIPKSALASSLGTISETLSRTFARLREFDIINVDRRRVEILDPEGLAAIAAGEKLL
- a CDS encoding nucleoside hydrolase, with protein sequence MSQEKIPVLFDTDIGSDIDDAACLAYLLSEPRCELVGITTVTGEAVERAKLASALCKAAGRDDIPIHSGTENPLLIPLKQKAAPQKEKLVNWPHRESFPENTAIEFMRDVIESRPGEVTLLAVGPFTNVGLLFATYPETAGKLKQLVVMGGVFTNRPMAGPLEWNAIGDPHATAILYNAPVPIHVSIGLDVTTQVRLEAAEVNRRFAGGLLDVVRDMAEVWFRNTSVLTFHDPLAAVSIFEPDICKYRRGVVSVELVSQRLQGYTYWDSTEIEFASPIEPAEPGKRHYVALDVDVEGFFRKYFSVFA
- a CDS encoding HD domain-containing protein, whose protein sequence is MLPARVSLTVPGPVQELCATLHRAGYQAYIVGGAVRDAILGRDVQDWDVTTDCLPDEVATLFSKVIATGAKYGTVTVIIQGLAIEVTTMRQDGTYRDHRRPEEVIFSRDIRQDLARRDFTINAIAYSPLTREVIDPYKGIRDLRRKRLRTVGDPHRRFAEDGLRIMRLFRFASTLGFAPTRATLKAVQAPLLQPISRERIAAELAKLLLGSNLRSTLRSMYRYGVLEEIIPELLEGEGIGQGAMHRYDVLGHNLETAACIEPKLHLRLAALLHDVAKPRCMSTDAKGIHFYGHDVEGAALAGEILRRLRFDNKTINKVTHLIRWHMFNLHGFSSDRAIRRLISKVGQDNIHDLLLLRKADIAASATDMHQGLQAWLQLRNRVEEALAMQSAFGLRDLAIDGRDVMQLVGIRPGPQVGRILEQLLNAVLAEPSLNNREDLSRLALGLAQQAESAESVK